A window from Anser cygnoides isolate HZ-2024a breed goose chromosome 1, Taihu_goose_T2T_genome, whole genome shotgun sequence encodes these proteins:
- the SNRPF gene encoding small nuclear ribonucleoprotein F: MAAPTAPTALTATAERHAAPAIGWGGAGGGRLDQWGRARGPAEPMGGRAFSYGRRCGAGRGVRGRRGARRKWKRPRRRLPFSRRSRVRPALLGPRRAPVAMSLPLNPKPFLNGLTGKPVMVKLKWGMEYKGYLVSVDGYMNMQLANTEEYIDGALSGHLGEVLIRCNNVLYIRGVEEEEEDGEMRE, encoded by the exons ATGGCGGCGCCCACAGCGCCCACGGCGCTAACTGCGACAGCGGAGCGGCACGCGGCACCCGCTATTGGctggggaggggcggggggcggccggctCGACCAATGGGGTAGAGCGCGCGGCCCGGCCGAGCCAATGGGAGGCCGCGCTTTTTCCTACGGTcggcgctgcggggcggggcgaggggTTAGAGGTCGGCGCGGAGCCCGGCGGAAGTGGAAGCGGCCGCGGCGCCGCCTCCCATTCTCCCGCCGTTCCCGCGTGCGCCCCGCGCTGCTCGGGCCTCGCCGCGCGCCCGTTGCCATG AGCCTGCCCCTCAACCCCAAGCCGTTCCTGAACGGGCTGACGGGGAAGCCGGTGATGGTGAAGCTCAAGTGGGGGATGGAGTACAAGGGCTACCTCGTCTCCGTCGACGGCTACATGAACATGCAG CTCGCCAACACAGAGGAGTACATAGACGGGGCGCTGTCGGGACACCTGGGCGAAGTTTTGATAAG GTGCAATAATGTTTTGTACATCAGAGGtgtggaagaagaggaagaagatggaGAAATGAGAGAATAG